One Danio aesculapii chromosome 11, fDanAes4.1, whole genome shotgun sequence genomic region harbors:
- the cfap92 gene encoding uncharacterized protein cfap92: MNSASPDMERSEDLHLNSAPHTEYGVEEDNNYDPYFKMPESSSGDDQSFSTDSSHTVSCTVSIALAIFKEHEECFTEKRKKGTKNESSNEVVEAPRAEGYYCIEYNMLPDDPEPTRVDLVMFGLAAKLYMASETKVLKPWREGNQVWVSWSQTLKLKVTKELLIKMAAHKITVKVWDSKEKLSFKARNDRPKAFRLPQDRSGEDPDQMGGIKKVVCKMRAIYEKENLRTRKSMKHCGDPVSVSGIAPTKKTLFPEITEHTEVNVEKEAAFLELSFTPLLAGSTMLTDSLGFCSGGVKEGFWNVTLDRQLISKELKVELNPLVIRVLSACSLPSPPIQAKCLPVYCQYKFHNKPIHRTKGYDHSANICFRDVNVIFTGLMSHGKLVEFLRGPPIEIEVHDRDRKNEKRIGKPTVFGTDSNDARIATVDLWTTVFKPDTEQDDPHGIAILDLSDLLKGCRYLKQTLPIRCSASEHNEQREINSDTAIPVGHYLEVNAQLKVQVEIAYPLHSEDVNDHEDCPFGRIIYVFRYNNTPILFKLTSEILQINAEAFQLNYYPEETIQRVLSGHIITTREREDKRMNVLTGFHLMDKALHLFVLEGLKDQAVKRLWSTVPMKLDGDEEEQVTVLYNSDFGFSERLYDTLDVGLSPICLLKPLATIMKEPLVFIRNAVPHACLEAMKCISHIRQAKKLQEAVHNNLFPSADMLLSLNKEFGSDVGREDLWLAAETQESQDIPDHQNIRKRMYTPLDNFNREYFQWKRNKCKNGKNFIQANIEDVYRASNDLQKSKPYVALDTITDSQTINYHNIETNSTTRSGEQLYRELSKNSTAIRFFCPGFKSSIESNQHPKRPDDARIEELRKPWTENILHGNKLKPTLSRSRLPWIQRYQDFELYSKPPSQFGPELPLSIHLAGESLHEEQIQAARAQHNRWLRKILLGETSTGSGSVPEFRCHMKRANLDKLQDILKDKPMKYSLRRPGMALKPIPVISVVQLSETTGSAEEEANIPFTPGPFQNHSLSWDKNAIPRYSSQYSKFYFRDYWRPHSFLHKRSVLPFTDEEKSIHFFKKPAEVPQTPVVTDHFKLNRNITEIRTNKDVALHVL; the protein is encoded by the exons ATGAATTCAGCCTCGCCTGACATGGAGAGAAGTGAAGATTTGCATTTAAACTCAGCACCGCATACAGAATATGGAGTCGAAGAAGATAACAATTATGATCCATATTTTAAGATGCCAGAATCCAGTTCTGGGGATGATCAATCATTTTCAACAGACTCAAGCCACACTGTCAGCTGTACAGTCAGCATTGCATTAGCTATATTTAAAG AGCATGAGGAGTGTTTtacagagaaaagaaaaaaagggacAAAGAACGAGTCATCCAATGAGGTAGTGGAGGCCCCCAGAGCCGAGGGCTATTATTGCATTGAGTACAACATGCTGCCTGATGACCCTGAACCAACCAGAGTGGATCTAGTGATGTTTGGATTAGCAGCTAAACTCTACATGGCCAGTGAGACTAAG GTGCTGAAACCTTGGCGAGAAGGAAACCAGGTGTGGGTGAGCTGGTCTCAGACTCTAAAACTTAAAGTGACTAAAGAGCTCTTAATTAAGATGGCAGCCCATAAGATCACAGTGAAAGTTTGGGACAGCAAAGAAAAGTTGTCCTTCAAAGCCAGGAATGACAGACCCAAAGCCTTCAGACTACCACAGGACAGATCCGGAGAAGATCCAGACCAAATGG GTGGCATCAAGAAGGTGGTCTGTAAGATGAGAGCTATCTATGAGAAGGAGAACCTGAGGACAAGGAAATCTATGAAACACTGTGGCGATCCAGTGTCAG TCTCAGGAATCGCGCCCACTAAGAAGACACTTTTCCCAGAGATCACAGAACACACAGAGGTCAATGTGGAAAAGGAGGCCGCCTTCTTGGAACTCAGTTTTACTCCTCTTCTTGCAG GGAGTACGATGCTCACTGACTCCTTGGGATTCTGCTCTGGAGGAGTGAAAGAGGGATTCTGGAATGTCACTTTGGATCGACAACTTATATCCAAGGAGTTAAAGGTTGAACTCAATCCACTAGTCATCAGAGTTTTATCAGCTTGTTCTCTGCCGTCACCTCCCATCCAG GCAAAATGTCTTCCTGTCTACTGTCAATACAAGTTCCACAACAAGCCTATTCACAGAACCAAAGGCTATGATCATAGCGCTAATATCTGCTTCAGAGATGTGAATGTGATTTTTACTGGACTTATGAGCCATGGAAAGTTGGTTGAGTTCCTTAGAGGTCCACCAATAGAGATTGAAGTCCATGATCGGGATAGAAAGAATGAAAAACGCATTGGTAAACCAACTGTATTTGGGACAGATTCCAATGATGCCAGAATAGCAACTGTGGATCTATGGACTACAGTTTTCAAACCAGATACTGAACAAGATGATCCACATGGCATAGCAATACTAGATCTTTCTGATCTCCTCAAAGGATGCAGATATTTGAAGCAGACCTTGCCCATTAGGTGTTCTGCCTCTGAGCACAATGAACAGAGAGAGATTAACTCAGATACTGCAATTCCAGTAGGTCATTATCTTGAAGTTAATGCCCAACTGAAAGTCCAGGTGGAGATAGCATATCCCCTCCATTCTGAAGATGTAAATGACCATGAAGACTGTCCATTTGGTCGCATCATTTATGTTTTTAGGTATAATAATACTCCTATCTTATTCAAACTGACTTCTGAAATTCTGCAAATCAATGCAGAAGCCTTTCAGCTAAATTATTATCCCGAGGAAACAATCCAAAGGGTCCTGTCTGGCCATATTATAACCACTAGAGAAAGAGAAGACAAAAGGATGAATGTTCTCACTGGATTTCATCTGATGGATAAGGCTCTACACCTTTTTGTTTTGGAAGGACTGAAGGATCAAGCAGTCAAAAGACTGTGGAGTACAGTGCCTATGAA GTTGGATGGAGATGAGGAGGAACAGGTGACTGTGCTGTATAACTCAGACTTTGGTTTCTCAGAGCGATTGTATGACACGCTTGATGTGGGTCTGAGCCCGATTTGCCTTCTCAAGCCACTTGCGACTATTATGAAGGAGCCTCTGGTGTTTATCAGAAATGCAGTTCCTCATGCCTGTCTTGAAGCCATGAAATG TATAAGCCACATTAGGCAAGCCAAAAAGCTTCAAGAAGCGGTGCACAACAACCTTTTCCCTTCAGCCGACATGCTTCTCAGTTTAAACAAGGAATTTGGATCGGATGTTGGGAGAGAAGATCTGTGGTTGGCTGCAGAGACCCAGGAATCTCAGGATATACCAGACCATCAAAACATTAGGAAGAGAATGTACACACCTCTAGACAACTTCAATAGAGAATATTTCCAGTGGAAACGAAACAAGTGCAAAAATGGGAAAAATTTCATTCAG gcaAACATTGAAGATGTCTACAGGGCGAGTAATGACTTGCAGAAGTCAAAACCTTATGTGGCTTTGGATACCATAACTGACAGTCAGACCATCAATTACCATAATATTGAAACAAATTCTACAACTCGAAGTGGAGAACAACTCTACAGGGAACTATCAAAG AACTCCACTGCTATTCGCTTCTTTTGCCCAGGTTTTAAGAGCAGTATTGAATCGAACCAGCACCCAAAGCGGCCAGACGATGCTCGGATAGAAGAGCTAAGAAAG CCTTGGACAGAAAACATTCTTCATGGGAACAAACTGAAGCCAACGCTTTCCAGATCTAGGCTGCCTTGGATTCAGAGATATCAGGATTTTGAACTTTACTCCAAGCCTCCTTCACAGTTCGGACCAGAGCTTCCCCTGAGCATTCATTTGGCCG GAGAGTCTCTTCATGAGGAGCAGATCCAGGCTGCACGTGCTCAGCACAACAGATGGCTGAGGAAGATATTGCTTGGTGAAACTTCAACAGGAAGTGGAAGTGTTCCCGAGTTCAGATGTCACATGAAGAGAGCCAACCTGGATAAACTACAAGACATACTGAAGGACAAACCAATGAAATATTCTCTCAGGAGGCCAGGAATGGCTTTAAAG CCCATTCCCGTTATTTCTGTGGTCCAGCTTTCTGAAACGACTGGCTCAGCAGAGGAGGAGGCCAATATTCCATTTACTCCTGGACCCTTTCAGAACCACAGTCTGAGCTGGGACAAAAACGCCATTCCAAGATACTCATCTCAGTACAGCAAATTCTACTTCAG AGATTACTGGAGGCCGCATTCATTCCTGCACAAGCGAAGTGTGTTACCGTTTACAGATGAAGAGAAAAGCATACACTTCTTCAAGAAACCTGCTGAAGTCCCACAGACGCCCGTTGTAACTGACCACTTCAAACTTAACAGAAACATCACAGAGATAAGAACTAACAAAGATGTTGCCCTACATGTGCTATAA